One window of the Zea mays cultivar B73 chromosome 3, Zm-B73-REFERENCE-NAM-5.0, whole genome shotgun sequence genome contains the following:
- the LOC103649988 gene encoding pentatricopeptide repeat-containing protein At5g57250, mitochondrial: MPLPGGNGEPSPPPPPFPSLIKLGCAVTARHVDRLLTVLLRRRRHRLLAALASQALANGIAPTPRTHLLAASALLDSARPRDAAQRLALASSTSTRHLWDALLRRACARGGDPRHALELLSAAIEDHGMVLSPSTYCGMVVLLCAHGEVDCALRVFDIMTNRGCQVDDRICSSIVSGFSRTGKAGAGLHFYDKVKRQFSGFDPGLVTLTSVVHALGLEGRTGEMAELMREMECKGMNADAVFYGSMVHGYMSRGFLMEGLREHRSMLGKGITADVINYTTVIDGLCREGSVEKVTGFLDEMVRVDAKPNLITYTSLVGGFCKRDRWEDAFSIVRKLEQTGMVVDEYVYSILIDSLCKMDDLDRAFSLLTEMENKGIKASIITYNAIINGLCKAGHCEKAVEISEGVAADNFTYSTLLHGYINRGDITGVMAMKDRLEGSGISMDVVTCNVLIKALFMINKVNDAWSLFHKMPEIGLRPNTITYHTIIDKLCKAEQVDKALELFDEYKKDAGFSSAVVHECLIRALCNGGKVNMADQIFYDLVQKKIRPNFFNCRKLIHAHFKGHGEHSVLDFICKVGELDIDLFSSVCNYASAFLSKRNCCQAAMDAYKLLRIQAIAVSSKTCCKLLKSLHRNGNEEVIQPLLCDFIKIHGLLDLTMINMLSCYLSEKDISKTIWFSNYMDKGSVPVSVLRGAVFALKKQGEVLDACNFLKVAEQSGFSVDLTMYSIVVDGLCKGGYLEKALDLCEGMKKEGFQPNIVIHNSVLSGLCHQGCLTEAFRLFDYLENSKMLPTIITYTILIGALCREGLLDDADQLFQKMSTKGIKPTTRVYNLLISGHCNFGLTGKALELMSHMEELFILPDCFTLGAIINGLCLKGETEAALRFFNEYRHRNIDPDFVGFMSLIKGLYAKGRMEESRGILREMFQCKEVTELINSVGDKIQAESLVDLLSSACDQGRIDEIVTILNEVGLMLLSSSNSISYNALAHIKKVQKTEDAYGSMSNSGQASPVAYDISSNSLCRSSDGKVQSMIDGDDSLSKSSGDTDIDYRNLLGKSFNDDFESYYAGIASLCSKGELLKANKAVEAMIQNCG; the protein is encoded by the coding sequence atgcccctccccggcggcaaCGGCGAGCCCTCTCCCCCTCCACCGCCGTTCCCCTCACTCATCAAACTCGGCTGCGCGGTCACCGCTCGCCacgtcgaccgcctcctgacagtGCTCCTCCGCCGCCGCAGGCACCGCCTCCTCGCCGCGCTCGCCTCCCAGGCGCTTGCCAACGGCATCGCCCCTACTCCGCGCACGCACCTCCTTGCCGCCTCCGCCCTGCTCGACTCCGCGCGGCCGCGTGACGCCGCACAGCGCCTCGCGCTTGCCTCCAGCACCTCCACTCGCCACCTCTGGGATGCACTGCTCCGCCGGGCCTGTGCCAGAGGCGGCGACCCGCGCCACGCTCTGGAGCTactctccgctgccattgaagaCCACGGCATGGTGCTGTCGCCGTCCACGTATTGCGGGATGGTGGTGTTGCTGTGCGCCCACGGGGAGGTGGATTGCGCGCTCAGGGTGTTCGACATAATGACCAATAGGGGGTGTCAGGTAGACGATCGCATTTGCAGCTCGATCGTTTCTGGGTTCTCCAGAACCGGAAAGGCCGGAGCAGGGCTGCATTTCTACGACAAGGTGAAGCGTCAGTTCAGTGGATTTGATCCAGGCCTTGTGACATTGACATCAGTCGTCCATGCTCTTGGGTTGGAGGGGAGAACTGGTGAGATGGCAGAGCTTATGCGGGAGATGGAGTGTAAAGGCATGAATGCTGATGCTGTGTTTTACGGCAGCATGGTTCATGGATACATGAGTCGTGGGTTCTTGATGGAAGGTCTTCGGGAGCATCGATCCATGCTAGGGAAGGGGATCACAGCTGATGTAATTAACTATACTACTGTTATTGATGGACTCTGCAGAGAAGGTAGTGTGGAGAAAGTAACAGGTTTCTTGGATGAGATGGTGCGAGTGGATGCTAAGCCGAATTTGATTACTTATACATCACTGGTTGGTGGCTTTTGTAAGAGAGACAGGTGGGAAGATGCTTTCTCTATCGTGAGGAAACTGGAACAAACAGGCATGGTGGTGGACGAGTATGTATATTCGATTTTGATTGACAGTTTGTGCAAAATGGACGATTTAGACAGGGCTTTCTCTTTACTCACAGAGATGGAGAATAAGGGAATAAAAGCTAGCATCATAACATACAACGCGATAATAAACGGTTTGTGTAAAGCTGGTCACTGTGAAAAGGCTGTTGAAATTTCTGAAGGTGTTGCTGCTGATAATTTCACATATAGCACACTGTTACATGGTTACATTAACAGAGGTGACATAACTGGTGTTATGGCAATGAAGGATAGGCTCGAAGGTAGTGGTATTTCTATGGATGTTGTCACATGCAATGTTCTTATCAAAGCATTGTTTATGATTAACAAAGTGAATGATGCCTGGAGCTTGTTTCATAAAATGCCTGAGATTGGCTTAAGGCCTAATACTATCACCTACCATACAATCATAGACAAATTGTGTAAAGCTGAGCAAGTTGACAAGGCACTGGAATTGTTTGATGAATACAAAAAAGATGCAGGATTCTCCAGTGCAGTTGTTCATGAGTGCCTGATTAGAGCACTGTGTAATGGAGGAAAAGTTAACATGGCCGACCAAATATTTTATGATCTTGTTCAGAAAAAAATAAGGCCTAATTTCTTTAACTGCAGGAAGTTGATTCATGCACACTTCAAAGGACACGGTGAACATAGTGTGCTGGATTTCATTTGTAAGGTTGGTGAACTAGATATTGACTTATTTTCATCTGTTTGCAATTATGCTTCTGCATTCTTAAGCAAGAGAAATTGTTGTCAAGCAGCAATGGATGCTTACAAGTTACTCAGAATACAAGCCATTGCTGTAAGTAGTAAAACATGCTGCAAGCTGCTCAAGAGTTTACACCGAAATGGAAATGAAGAGGTCATACAACCATTGCTATGTGATTTCATTAAAATCCATGGCCTGCTTGATCTGACAATGATAAATATGCTGTCCTGTTATCTCAGCGAAAAAGATATTAGCAAAACTATTTGGTTTTCTAATTACATGGACAAAGGTAGTGTTCCTGTCAGTGTTCTGAGAGGAGCTGTCTTTGCTCTAAAGAAGCAAGGTGAAGTTCTGGACGCATGTAACTTTTTGAAGGTAGCTGAACAAAGTGGGTTTTCAGTAGATCTAACTATGTATTCCATAGTGGTGGATGGCCTTTGTAAGGGTGGGTATCTTGAAAAAGCGCTAGACCTTTGTGAAGGCATGAAAAAAGAGGGATTTCAACCTAACATTGTCATTCATAACTCAGTTCTCAGTGGTTTGTGTCATCAAGGATGCCTTACTGAAGCTTTCAGGCTCTTTGACTACTTAGAAAACAGCAAGATGCTTCCAACAATAATCACCTATACTATTCTTATAGGTGCTTTGTGTAGAGAAGGTTTATTAGATGATGCAGATCAGTTATTCCAAAAAATGTCCACCAAAGGTATCAAACCCACTACCCGTGTTTACAACTTGCTGATAAGTGGTCATTGTAACTTTGGATTAACTGGAAAGGCCCTTGAGCTTATGTCTCATATGGAGGAACTCTTTATACTTCCAGATTGTTTTACACTTGGTGCAATTATCAATGGACTTTGTCTGAAAGGTGAGACTGAAGCTGCATTAAGATTCTTTAATGAATACCGCCATAGGAATATAGATCCTGATTTTGTTGGTTTCATGAGCCTTATCAAAGGACTCTATGCAAAAGGAAGGATGGAAGAATCCAGGGGCATCTTGAGGGAGATGTTTCAGTGCAAAGAAGTCACGGAGTTAATAAACAGTGTTGGAGATAAGATTCAGGCAGAGTCCCTTGTTGATCTCCTATCTTCTGCATGTGATCAGGGGAGGATTGATGAGATTGTAACAATCCTAAATGAAGTGGGACTCATGCTTTTATCCTCTTCAAATTCTATCAGCTATAATGCGCTTGCGCATATAAAAAAGGTACAGAAAACTGAGGATGCTTATGGTTCCATGTCAAATTCAGGACAAGCAAGTCCAGTCGCTTATGATATTTCAAGCAATAGTCTTTGTAGGAGTTCTGATGGAAAAGTTCAATCCATGATAGATGGAGATGATAGTTTATCAAAATCGAGTGGTGACACTGATATTGACTACCGAAATTTGCTTGGGAAGTCTTTCAATGATGATTTTGAGTCATATTATGCTGGTATTGCTTCACTTTGCTCGAAAGGGGAGCTTCTTAAGGCCAACAAGGCAGTTGAAGCAATGATTCAGAATTGTGGTTAA
- the LOC100282124 gene encoding peroxidase 72 precursor: MATSMGCLVLLCLVSSLLPSAVLGHPWGGLFPQFYDHSCPKAKEIVQSIVAQAVAKETRMAASLVRLHFHDCFVKGCDASVLLDNSSSIVSEKGSNPNRNSLRGFEVIDQIKAALEAACPGTVSCADIVALAARDSTALVGGPYWDVPLGRRDSLGASIQGSNNDIPAPNNTLPTIITKFKRQGLNVVDVVALSGGHTIGMSRCTSFRQRLYNQTGNGMADSTLDVSYAAKLRQGCPRSGGDNNLFPLDFITPAKFDNFYYKNLLAGKGLLSSDEILLTKSAETAALVKAYAADVNLFFQHFAQSMVNMGNISPLTGSQGEIRKNCRRLNNDH, translated from the exons ATGGCAACTTCCATGGGTTGTCTCGTCTTGCTCTGCCTTGTTTCTTCTCTCCTTCCCAGTGCCGTCCTTGGCCACCCATGGGGTGGCTTGTTCCCACAGTTCTATGACCATTCGTGCCCCAAGGCGAAGGAGATTGTGCAGTCCATTGTGGCACAGGCTGTGGCCAAGGAGACCAGGATGGCGGCATCTTTGGTCAGACTGCATTTCCATGACTGCTTTGTCAAG GGCTGCGATGCTTCGGTGCTGTTGGACAACAGCAGCAGCATAGTTAGTGAGAAAGGGTCCAACCCGAACAGGAACTCCCTCAGGGGGTTTGAGGTGATCGACCAGATTAAGGCTGCTCTTGAGGCTGCCTGCCCAGGCACAGTCTCCTGTGCCGACATTGTTGCCCTTGCGGCTCGTGATTCCACCGCCCTG GTTGGTGGACCATACTGGGACGTGCCACTTGGCCGGAGAGACTCGCTCGGTGCAAGCATCCAGGGCTCCAACAATGACATCCCAGCCCCCAACAACACACTCCCCACTATCATCACCAAGTTCAAGCGCCAGGGCCTCAATGTTGTTGATGTTGTCGCCCTCTCAG GTGGTCACACCATTGGTATGTCTCGGTGCACTAGTTTCCGGCAGAGGCTATACAACCAGACAGGCAATGGCATGGCTGACAGCACACTGGATGTATCCTACGCCGCAAAGCTGAGGCAGGGATGCCCCCGCTCTGGTGGTGACAACAACCTCTTCCCCTTGGACTTCATCACCCCTGCCAAGTTTGACAATTTTTACTACAAGAACCTCCTGGCCGGCAAGGGCCTTCTAAGCTCTGATGAGATTCTGTTAACCAAGAGCGCTGAGACAGCGGCCCTCGTGAAGGCATATGCTGCTGATGTCAATCTCTTCTTCCAGCACTTTGCACAGTCTATGGTGAATATGGGCAACATCTCGCCACTGACAGGGTCACAAGGTGAGATCAGGAAGAACTGCAGGAGGCTCAACAATGACCACTGA